In uncultured Bacteroides sp., the following proteins share a genomic window:
- a CDS encoding thiol protease/hemagglutinin PrtT yields the protein MYKQTNKIILLISLLFVFTTHVFAKPRTSSEAFDIANSFKVKIESPVTRMSSESAALKLAYVCTDDSIATRSISAKPYYYVFNIENNKGFIIVSGDDRAKEILGYSESGSFNIASLPPNFAYWLSTYQKELKTLMEQPEASITPEAQLSSFTDTDNRLTTFAASVAPLLGGIKWDQRSPYNNSCPIIDSYTSERAVTGCVATAMAQIMRYYKWPVKGTGSNTYTPRKFATPLTVNFSQTTYDWANMTETYSNFSTAAQNAAVSTLMYHAGVAVNMNYGRESTAGSIDMAKALVANFGYDPNIQTYDRGYYSKAEWTDLIKVELNAQRPVLYSGYSSVAGGHQFVCDGYDSNGLFHFNWGWSGNSDGYFELSALTPAALGVTDGTSGGFNHDQGIVIGIQKPSSTAVASPYQLNLYLPLWVFPDSVGRSAPFAFLADIENDGLNSFSGLFGIALYNNNGFVRLLNSTSISSLDTYNFYLYYIYSSMPSDINSGKYKLYSVFQPMGQSGWQIVRGKVGTPNYLNVTVSPSGITFSAPDVLPKLALISLAPTTSLYQRKTAKFSVSIANTGGEYNSDLIIQLKSVTNDTITQIVSTDPINIPSGETKSYNLKGDILLPAGKYYLSAMYDPDNNSSTSTTYASLGNPLTVNVLAETSGAAVLTATSKISFSDATKVSKRKAVLTAHIKNTGGNYSGFIAAFVFPQIGGSSLVRFGNQTITLNKDEERTVTFADSINLPPGEYSTEIRYWDATISNWILFIPSVYAELPFTLVDIGTGIEQTALNKITIYPNPAIDRLYLLSEEVVKKILIMDISGKQLLLMNPEISGEVPIPVDNLSPGTYILLTETSTGIRVSKFIKK from the coding sequence ATGTACAAACAGACAAACAAAATAATCTTATTAATTTCTTTGTTATTTGTATTTACTACCCATGTTTTTGCAAAACCGAGAACAAGTAGCGAAGCTTTTGATATTGCCAATTCTTTCAAAGTAAAGATTGAAAGTCCTGTTACAAGAATGTCATCAGAAAGCGCTGCTTTAAAATTAGCCTATGTCTGTACTGACGATAGCATAGCTACGCGTTCCATAAGTGCAAAACCTTATTATTATGTATTCAACATTGAAAACAATAAAGGCTTTATCATTGTTTCCGGTGATGATCGTGCAAAAGAGATTCTTGGATATTCTGAAAGCGGAAGTTTTAATATAGCCTCCTTACCTCCCAACTTTGCTTATTGGCTTAGCACTTACCAAAAAGAGCTGAAGACATTAATGGAGCAACCGGAAGCATCTATAACCCCCGAGGCTCAACTCAGTTCATTTACTGACACAGACAACCGCCTGACAACTTTTGCTGCTTCAGTAGCTCCCCTTTTAGGAGGAATAAAGTGGGATCAGCGTTCTCCATACAATAACAGTTGTCCGATAATAGACTCCTATACATCCGAAAGAGCCGTTACAGGATGTGTTGCTACGGCCATGGCCCAAATTATGAGATATTACAAATGGCCGGTTAAAGGAACAGGATCAAACACTTATACTCCCAGGAAGTTTGCTACACCGTTGACTGTAAATTTCTCTCAAACAACTTACGACTGGGCCAATATGACAGAAACATACAGCAACTTCAGCACGGCTGCTCAGAATGCGGCGGTGTCTACACTTATGTATCATGCCGGAGTAGCTGTAAACATGAATTATGGCAGGGAAAGTACTGCCGGAAGTATTGATATGGCCAAGGCGTTAGTTGCTAATTTTGGCTATGATCCTAATATCCAGACTTACGACAGAGGTTATTATTCAAAAGCTGAATGGACGGATTTGATTAAGGTAGAATTAAATGCCCAGCGTCCGGTTTTGTATTCAGGATATTCTTCTGTTGCAGGAGGACATCAGTTTGTTTGTGATGGATATGACAGCAACGGATTATTTCATTTCAACTGGGGATGGAGCGGAAACTCTGACGGATATTTTGAATTATCTGCGCTCACTCCTGCAGCATTAGGTGTCACTGATGGAACCAGTGGCGGATTTAATCATGATCAGGGCATAGTTATTGGGATACAAAAGCCTAGTTCAACAGCTGTTGCCTCACCTTATCAGCTGAATTTATATCTGCCTTTATGGGTATTTCCTGATTCAGTAGGCCGAAGTGCTCCTTTTGCTTTCCTGGCAGATATAGAAAATGATGGATTAAATTCATTCAGTGGCTTATTTGGCATAGCATTGTATAATAATAACGGATTTGTCCGATTGTTAAACAGCACTTCAATATCATCTCTGGATACATATAATTTCTATCTGTATTATATCTATTCCAGTATGCCATCTGATATTAATTCTGGCAAATATAAGCTTTACAGCGTGTTCCAGCCTATGGGCCAGAGTGGTTGGCAAATAGTGAGAGGAAAGGTGGGAACTCCCAATTACCTGAATGTAACAGTTTCGCCGTCGGGAATCACTTTTTCGGCTCCCGATGTACTTCCTAAGCTGGCCTTGATTTCGCTAGCTCCAACCACCAGCCTTTACCAGAGGAAAACAGCGAAATTCAGTGTATCTATTGCAAATACCGGAGGAGAATATAATTCAGATTTAATTATTCAATTAAAATCTGTCACTAATGATACCATCACTCAGATTGTAAGTACTGATCCTATAAATATCCCTTCGGGAGAGACTAAGAGCTATAATCTGAAAGGGGATATTTTGCTACCGGCAGGGAAATACTACTTATCGGCAATGTATGATCCGGATAACAATAGTTCAACTTCAACAACTTATGCTTCTCTTGGCAATCCGTTAACTGTAAATGTACTGGCAGAAACTTCCGGAGCTGCTGTGCTTACAGCCACATCTAAAATATCATTCTCTGATGCCACAAAAGTAAGCAAAAGAAAAGCAGTGCTTACCGCGCATATAAAAAACACCGGAGGAAACTATAGCGGCTTTATTGCTGCATTTGTATTTCCTCAAATCGGAGGTAGCTCTTTGGTGCGTTTTGGCAACCAGACTATTACCCTGAATAAAGATGAAGAAAGAACTGTAACCTTTGCAGATAGCATAAACTTACCTCCGGGGGAATATTCAACAGAAATCAGGTACTGGGATGCTACCATCTCTAACTGGATTTTATTCATTCCAAGTGTATACGCAGAACTGCCATTTACCCTTGTTGATATTGGTACCGGAATAGAACAGACAGCACTAAACAAAATCACGATATATCCTAATCCGGCTATTGACAGACTTTATCTGCTATCGGAAGAGGTGGTGAAAAAAATCCTCATCATGGATATTTCAGGCAAACAACTACTGCTGATGAATCCTGAAATAAGCGGAGAAGTGCCTATTCCTGTAGATAATCTTAGTCCCGGTACATACATCCTTCTGACTGAAACATCAACAGGTATCAGGGTCAGCAAATTCATTAAAAAGTAA
- a CDS encoding acyltransferase family protein, which translates to MGKRIKYLDLIKFFAIYCVILGHLIQYTAADPWNNLIWKLIYSFHVPLFMIMSGYFFSSSLKLPFGEFIKKKTVQLILPAFVWYIILCVLNSCVYSFINKEIALKYDLHGLLNSFWFLKSLFCCYVITYLFLKIIKNEFLACFISCVVLCIIPFGNFAATNFLLPFFWVGFFFQKHRLSIENRQTLLWRICFALFMSLFVFWSGEYTIYKSPIEILSFKPLHFALDSFLIMLYRFFIGLVGSMFFILSMQFIHKKYSESKIIENLYEAGKQTLGIYLIQTIVFEAFFYVLSLSYDSYTVNLLSPVLAFFILGLCLLIIKVIKKNKYSQLLLLGITR; encoded by the coding sequence ATGGGGAAACGGATAAAATATTTAGACCTGATAAAATTCTTTGCTATATACTGTGTCATCTTAGGACACTTAATTCAATATACTGCTGCCGACCCCTGGAACAATCTGATATGGAAATTAATCTATTCCTTTCACGTTCCTTTGTTTATGATAATGAGTGGATACTTTTTCTCTTCGTCTCTGAAGCTCCCTTTTGGAGAATTTATCAAGAAAAAGACTGTTCAGCTTATTCTGCCGGCTTTTGTGTGGTATATTATTCTTTGTGTTCTGAATAGTTGTGTCTATTCATTCATCAACAAAGAAATTGCATTAAAATATGATCTTCACGGATTGCTGAATAGTTTCTGGTTCTTAAAGAGTCTGTTCTGCTGTTATGTCATTACGTATCTCTTCCTGAAAATAATCAAGAATGAATTTCTGGCATGCTTTATTTCGTGTGTTGTTCTATGTATCATCCCTTTTGGAAACTTTGCTGCTACTAACTTCCTGTTACCATTCTTCTGGGTTGGATTCTTTTTCCAGAAACATAGATTGAGTATTGAAAACAGACAGACTCTATTATGGAGAATTTGTTTTGCCTTATTTATGTCCCTTTTCGTATTCTGGAGCGGTGAATACACTATCTACAAATCTCCAATTGAAATATTGTCGTTTAAGCCACTACACTTTGCATTAGATTCCTTTCTGATAATGTTGTATCGCTTCTTTATTGGTTTGGTCGGAAGTATGTTTTTCATTCTTTCAATGCAATTCATACATAAGAAATATAGTGAAAGTAAAATTATAGAAAATCTTTATGAAGCAGGGAAGCAGACTTTAGGCATTTATCTTATACAGACAATCGTATTTGAAGCTTTCTTTTATGTTTTATCGTTAAGCTATGATTCCTATACAGTTAATCTGCTTAGTCCGGTATTGGCATTCTTTATTCTGGGATTGTGTCTTTTGATAATCAAGGTTATTAAGAAAAACAAATATTCTCAGTTGCTATTATTGGGCATAACACGATAA
- a CDS encoding OmpA family protein — translation MKKVFLLLAVALIASANYAQGQEKALKQYSFWDNWFVQGQIGGQYTFSENNKLSSFGDKISPNAALGVGKFFSPEVGARVQLGGWTSSNYLNGTYDVKYLNGNVDALFNMTNIFLPYKENRVFNLIGILGIGYVHGFKDSDENRHATNSISPRLGLQADFRLSDAWSVNLEANGNLLRDDFNNQEKFGCSYDGTLNVLAGVTYHFGRRGFATVDAADASLIQSLNDQINTQRAQIKEYKTCCEKQSTEPKTIVKEVPATNAVSLNSAVIFKIGKARIDASQEVNVYNAAQYLKQNPDAKITIASYCDKKTGTAAFNQKLSEKRSAAVVKVLKEKYGIAESRFTVVNNGDKQQPFSENNNWNRVTIMTSK, via the coding sequence ATGAAAAAAGTATTTTTACTATTAGCTGTAGCATTAATTGCAAGTGCAAACTATGCTCAGGGTCAGGAAAAGGCTTTAAAGCAGTATAGTTTTTGGGATAACTGGTTTGTTCAAGGACAAATAGGTGGACAGTATACATTTAGTGAGAACAACAAATTGTCTTCTTTCGGAGATAAGATTAGTCCTAATGCAGCTTTGGGAGTAGGTAAATTCTTCTCGCCAGAAGTGGGAGCACGTGTTCAACTTGGTGGATGGACATCAAGTAACTATCTAAACGGTACATATGATGTAAAATATCTAAATGGTAACGTAGATGCGTTATTTAACATGACTAATATTTTTCTTCCTTATAAAGAAAACAGAGTGTTTAACTTAATTGGTATTTTAGGTATTGGTTATGTACACGGATTTAAAGATTCAGATGAAAATAGGCACGCAACAAACAGTATTTCCCCACGTCTAGGATTGCAGGCTGACTTCCGTTTGAGCGATGCATGGAGCGTAAACCTGGAAGCAAACGGAAACTTATTGCGTGATGACTTTAATAATCAGGAAAAGTTCGGATGCTCTTATGATGGTACTTTGAATGTATTAGCCGGTGTTACTTATCATTTCGGAAGAAGAGGTTTTGCAACCGTAGATGCTGCAGACGCTTCATTGATTCAATCTCTGAATGACCAGATAAACACACAAAGAGCTCAGATTAAAGAGTACAAGACTTGCTGCGAAAAGCAATCTACTGAACCTAAAACAATTGTGAAAGAAGTTCCTGCAACAAATGCAGTTTCATTAAATTCAGCAGTTATTTTCAAAATAGGTAAAGCTAGAATTGATGCTAGTCAGGAAGTTAACGTATATAACGCAGCACAATATTTGAAACAAAATCCAGATGCCAAAATAACTATTGCAAGTTACTGCGATAAGAAAACAGGTACCGCTGCCTTTAACCAAAAGCTAAGTGAAAAGCGTTCTGCTGCTGTAGTTAAAGTATTGAAAGAAAAGTATGGTATTGCCGAAAGCAGATTTACTGTAGTGAACAATGGCGATAAACAACAACCTTTCTCTGAAAACAATAATTGGAACAGGGTTACAATTATGACTTCTAAGTAA
- a CDS encoding sulfatase-like hydrolase/transferase translates to MKPLIKTVPALVGLSFFSLAHAQQESKRPNIIFILADDMGYGDLSCYGNKIVKTPNIDKLASEGMRFTNCYAGSAISSPSRCSLLTGKHTGHTTIRDNFCKAGGLPGLKGTTPIRRMHLLPNDTTIATVLSAAGYRTCLVNKWHQDGFNPGAGPLDRGFDEFYGWLISTENSNTPYYYPALRFYNRDLKVIPENENNKRGIHDSDLSVNESIDFIDRNKHNPFFLYLAFDVPHEPYFINSIEPYSSMPLSDTAKLYAALITHTDEAIGRLISYLDKTGLRDNTIIIFASDNGGAVQAPLEELNCNAGYRGRKGILYEGGIKVPFIVNYHKHIKGGQTKSNIIYFPDVMPTLADYAHAKVPQKTDGISIKPLLNGKDQNTANRILYWEFPGNQVAVRKGDWKAVSVKKNSKLELYNIASDPFEKTNLADKHPEILSDLEKEIKQAHVASPNWPIDGE, encoded by the coding sequence ATGAAGCCATTGATAAAAACAGTTCCGGCCCTTGTAGGCCTATCTTTTTTCAGTCTTGCTCATGCTCAGCAAGAGAGTAAACGCCCCAATATTATTTTTATTCTGGCAGACGATATGGGATATGGTGACCTATCCTGCTATGGAAACAAAATAGTTAAAACACCAAACATAGACAAGCTGGCCAGTGAAGGCATGCGGTTCACAAACTGTTATGCAGGATCGGCCATTAGTTCACCTTCCAGATGTTCGCTGCTCACAGGTAAGCACACCGGGCATACAACTATCAGGGATAACTTCTGTAAAGCAGGTGGACTTCCGGGACTGAAAGGTACTACTCCCATCCGCCGCATGCATCTGCTCCCTAATGACACAACAATTGCTACTGTTTTAAGTGCAGCAGGTTACAGAACTTGTCTGGTTAATAAATGGCATCAGGACGGATTCAATCCCGGAGCCGGACCGCTTGACCGTGGTTTTGATGAATTCTATGGATGGCTAATCAGCACCGAGAATTCTAATACGCCTTATTACTATCCCGCCCTGCGTTTCTATAATCGTGATCTGAAAGTAATTCCGGAAAACGAGAATAACAAACGTGGGATTCATGACAGTGACTTGTCTGTTAATGAGTCTATAGACTTTATTGATAGGAATAAACACAATCCTTTCTTCCTCTATCTGGCGTTCGATGTTCCTCATGAGCCTTATTTTATAAATAGCATAGAACCCTATTCATCTATGCCGCTATCGGATACAGCCAAGTTATATGCTGCTTTGATTACTCACACAGATGAAGCGATAGGTCGTTTAATAAGCTACTTAGACAAAACCGGACTCCGTGATAACACAATCATCATATTTGCATCTGATAATGGAGGCGCGGTACAGGCTCCGCTTGAAGAACTGAATTGTAATGCCGGTTATCGGGGACGAAAAGGTATATTGTATGAAGGAGGTATAAAAGTTCCTTTCATCGTTAATTATCACAAACACATTAAGGGCGGACAAACCAAAAGTAATATTATTTATTTCCCCGATGTAATGCCTACTCTGGCAGATTATGCACATGCCAAGGTTCCTCAAAAAACAGATGGAATAAGCATCAAGCCTCTATTGAACGGGAAAGATCAGAATACAGCTAACCGCATATTATACTGGGAATTTCCAGGAAATCAGGTAGCTGTACGAAAAGGTGACTGGAAAGCTGTATCAGTGAAAAAGAACAGTAAGCTGGAATTGTACAACATAGCAAGCGATCCTTTCGAGAAAACAAATCTGGCAGATAAACATCCAGAGATCTTATCTGATCTTGAGAAAGAAATTAAACAAGCACATGTAGCGTCTCCCAATTGGCCAATAGATGGTGAATAA
- a CDS encoding peroxiredoxin has translation MISLILDNIWMILFVGLALPLLTYRSKFRKIVYQTNSWVINIKPVFTDELRGIIGGLSIDHPKYKRVRDYYRSYLVVYLVMVLFYFDFSGFTQTKKSDSSDTRIGVGSTLPSFSLKDQYGNTFSIDSVIGKQNLLIYFYPKDGSPGCTREACAFRDEFEEFKKAGTMIIGISGQSVESHMKFATENRINYPLLSDEGNKVRKLFKVPANLLGLIPGRVTYIIDKNGKVVFVYGSQVMATSHAEKALKIVKGLK, from the coding sequence ATGATAAGCTTAATTTTAGATAATATATGGATGATTCTTTTTGTAGGATTAGCATTGCCATTACTTACTTACCGTAGTAAGTTCAGGAAGATAGTATATCAGACTAATAGTTGGGTAATTAACATCAAACCTGTTTTTACCGATGAGCTCAGAGGGATTATTGGCGGACTGAGCATTGATCACCCTAAGTACAAAAGAGTCCGGGATTACTATAGGAGTTACCTGGTTGTTTATTTAGTGATGGTGTTATTCTATTTTGATTTTAGCGGCTTTACCCAGACTAAAAAATCAGATAGTTCGGATACAAGAATAGGGGTTGGGAGCACGCTTCCTTCGTTTTCTCTGAAAGACCAGTATGGTAATACTTTTTCTATTGATTCAGTGATAGGGAAACAGAATCTTCTGATTTATTTTTATCCAAAGGATGGCAGCCCCGGCTGTACTCGTGAAGCATGCGCATTCCGTGATGAGTTTGAAGAGTTTAAAAAAGCAGGAACAATGATTATTGGCATTAGTGGTCAGTCTGTGGAGAGCCACATGAAATTTGCTACAGAGAACAGAATTAATTATCCGCTGCTTAGTGATGAAGGTAACAAGGTGCGCAAACTGTTTAAGGTACCTGCTAATTTATTGGGATTGATACCTGGTAGGGTTACCTATATTATCGATAAAAATGGTAAGGTTGTGTTTGTATATGGTTCGCAGGTAATGGCAACAAGTCATGCCGAGAAAGCATTGAAGATAGTAAAAGGGTTGAAATAA
- a CDS encoding exonuclease SbcCD subunit D C-terminal domain-containing protein has product MIKLLHTADWHIGQTFFDYNRKSEHLQFLEWLRGQLREQCADVLFIAGDVFDTPNPSAESQKMFYKFLKDITTDSPSLQVVVIAGNHDSAARLEAPNPLLEEMNITVRGIVRRTVDGEIDYQRLLVPLTKDGEVAAWCMAVPYLRQGDYPEAENYPLGVKAMYETLLQEVLKVRQPNQAIVAMGHLHTAGGIVSENDRSERTIVGGVECVSPDAFPKDIVYTALGHLHRGQQVCGREEVRYAGAPLPMSFAEKNNKQGVALVEIEGTSVTKIEKLLFDAPVKLLSIPNEAKPMEEVLEEIALLPEGEITESSPYLEVKVLITEPEPSLRHRIEEALKDRSVRLARLGAVQAGGSAESRTFTYEELQTITPMEIARMEFEKQYGGEEMPETMKNLLQSVIQEIEHEDISN; this is encoded by the coding sequence ATGATAAAATTACTTCATACTGCCGATTGGCACATAGGGCAAACCTTTTTTGACTATAACCGTAAATCAGAACATTTACAGTTTCTGGAATGGCTGAGAGGTCAGCTCCGGGAACAGTGTGCAGATGTACTTTTTATTGCGGGTGATGTGTTCGATACTCCAAACCCTTCTGCCGAGTCGCAGAAGATGTTCTATAAGTTCCTTAAAGATATAACCACAGATAGTCCATCCTTGCAGGTGGTAGTGATTGCCGGAAATCATGATTCGGCAGCACGTCTCGAAGCCCCTAATCCTCTTCTGGAGGAGATGAATATCACAGTCAGAGGGATAGTAAGGCGCACGGTTGATGGTGAAATAGACTATCAACGATTGCTGGTTCCGCTCACCAAGGATGGTGAAGTGGCGGCCTGGTGCATGGCTGTTCCTTACCTTCGTCAGGGAGATTATCCCGAGGCTGAGAACTATCCGCTGGGGGTGAAGGCAATGTATGAGACTTTACTGCAGGAGGTACTAAAGGTCAGGCAACCCAATCAGGCTATTGTGGCGATGGGACATTTGCATACTGCCGGTGGAATTGTTTCAGAGAACGATCGTTCCGAACGTACCATTGTGGGTGGTGTAGAGTGCGTGTCGCCTGATGCTTTCCCGAAAGATATTGTTTATACAGCTTTGGGCCATTTACACCGCGGACAGCAGGTATGTGGCCGTGAGGAAGTGCGTTATGCAGGAGCACCTCTGCCCATGTCGTTTGCCGAGAAGAATAACAAACAAGGTGTGGCGCTGGTTGAGATTGAAGGAACATCGGTTACGAAGATTGAAAAGTTACTTTTTGATGCACCCGTAAAGCTGCTGAGTATACCAAATGAAGCTAAGCCGATGGAGGAAGTTTTAGAGGAAATAGCCCTGCTTCCGGAAGGCGAAATTACGGAAAGCTCTCCTTACCTGGAGGTTAAGGTGCTGATTACCGAACCTGAACCTTCACTTCGTCACAGAATAGAAGAAGCATTGAAAGACAGATCTGTACGACTGGCAAGGCTAGGTGCTGTGCAGGCTGGAGGAAGCGCTGAATCAAGAACATTTACTTATGAAGAATTGCAGACTATCACACCGATGGAGATAGCACGGATGGAGTTTGAGAAACAATATGGAGGCGAAGAAATGCCTGAGACAATGAAGAATTTGCTGCAAAGCGTAATCCAGGAAATAGAGCATGAAGATATTAGCAATTAG